In the Peptoclostridium acidaminophilum DSM 3953 genome, one interval contains:
- a CDS encoding methyl-accepting chemotaxis protein: MKKAGLNEYIINGFNKIKEKTKRKNEYSAPGKLIGCAKSIYKNIKELALKIMYLAKKQNYKGFLRLVKEGSLIFIKNINKIFNSPEVSLRFQVLTVLFAISILPIFLMSSFTYLKVSSHLEDTQRQMLTAKAEGIKSNLDAVLKNSLSIMNGIEAQPDLAIMMEDLNVDSVIDDTIKLNKVSFSLQNAVKSSDKLYETIYICDKNGKIIADGSKFKKEYLGTDISNKDFFKSLDETAELVVGNPFVSKASGKPVIPVAKEIKTVAGKLGVMVVIFDLENFTRPLAEATIGKTGRMYLVNGEGKFIYHKDPKLILKDSDYSFVEKAIKSKAGQQRDEALSFYKENGNRMAAAYEKLGLANWLVIANIEKEELESGTMAIRNFIFFISIAIILLCIVTGYKFSKNIEAPIKSIVSLMHEVSRGRLGVKASFNNNREMKTLNDVFNKMVGELRMLMDNIRLAHEGMSSTSNEINAVSRDAYSFTENVNSVVIQIMEGARTQSANLQEAKARLENLDQMIERSDSHIEDMVLISEDAQTAVKDGVNYMETMKQRSEQGFEYSNDVVCEIEILANEIEKIQRVVTSITAISRKTNLLALNASIEAARAGDAGRGFGVVAQEIRVLAENVNSESEVIKQIISGIKSRTESVVRITSESSSAIDIQRNAVKDTNTAFEKILASMNTMVGNIKLVGENIGDINSLKTEIVESINQIYSIAENAASMTEDANEKSKVQFEIIADLMSNSESLNGLSENLKNSIRIFKLD; this comes from the coding sequence GTGAAAAAAGCAGGCCTGAATGAATATATTATTAATGGGTTTAATAAAATTAAAGAAAAAACCAAGCGCAAAAATGAATACTCAGCTCCGGGAAAGCTCATTGGATGTGCGAAATCAATCTATAAAAACATAAAAGAGTTAGCCTTAAAAATAATGTATCTGGCAAAAAAACAGAATTATAAAGGCTTTCTCAGACTTGTTAAGGAAGGCTCTTTGATTTTCATTAAGAATATTAATAAAATTTTCAATTCGCCAGAGGTATCTCTCAGATTTCAGGTGCTTACAGTGCTTTTTGCAATATCTATACTACCGATATTCCTAATGAGCAGCTTTACATACTTGAAAGTATCAAGTCACCTGGAAGACACCCAGAGACAAATGCTTACAGCCAAGGCGGAAGGCATAAAATCAAATCTAGATGCAGTGTTGAAAAATTCACTAAGCATAATGAATGGTATTGAAGCGCAGCCCGATTTGGCGATCATGATGGAGGATTTAAATGTAGATTCAGTAATAGACGATACTATAAAGCTAAACAAGGTGTCTTTTTCACTTCAGAATGCAGTTAAAAGCTCTGACAAGCTTTACGAAACCATATATATTTGTGATAAGAATGGCAAAATAATAGCAGATGGTTCTAAATTCAAAAAGGAATACCTTGGCACAGACATATCGAATAAAGATTTTTTCAAATCACTTGATGAAACGGCAGAGCTTGTAGTGGGCAATCCGTTTGTTTCAAAAGCTTCAGGAAAGCCTGTAATACCGGTTGCGAAAGAAATAAAGACGGTTGCAGGAAAGCTTGGTGTTATGGTAGTTATATTTGACCTTGAGAATTTCACAAGACCATTAGCAGAAGCAACAATAGGGAAGACAGGCCGTATGTACCTAGTTAACGGCGAAGGCAAATTTATATATCACAAGGATCCAAAGCTAATCCTAAAGGATTCAGACTATTCTTTTGTTGAAAAGGCTATTAAAAGCAAGGCGGGTCAGCAAAGAGACGAAGCCCTGTCGTTCTACAAGGAGAATGGAAACAGAATGGCAGCAGCGTATGAAAAGCTTGGTTTGGCTAACTGGCTTGTAATTGCAAATATTGAAAAGGAAGAACTTGAATCGGGAACAATGGCAATCAGAAATTTCATATTTTTTATTTCGATTGCAATAATATTGCTCTGCATAGTCACAGGATATAAATTTTCAAAAAATATTGAGGCACCGATAAAATCAATTGTGAGTTTGATGCACGAGGTTTCCAGAGGCAGGCTGGGTGTTAAAGCCAGTTTCAATAACAACAGGGAAATGAAGACGCTTAACGACGTATTCAACAAAATGGTGGGAGAGCTTAGAATGCTTATGGATAACATCAGGCTTGCTCATGAGGGGATGTCAAGCACGTCCAACGAGATAAATGCAGTATCCCGTGATGCGTATTCGTTCACAGAGAACGTCAATTCAGTTGTAATTCAAATAATGGAAGGTGCAAGGACCCAATCTGCAAACCTGCAAGAGGCCAAGGCAAGGCTTGAAAACCTTGATCAGATGATTGAGAGGTCGGATTCCCACATAGAGGATATGGTACTAATATCCGAGGATGCCCAGACAGCAGTCAAGGATGGAGTCAATTACATGGAGACTATGAAGCAAAGATCAGAGCAGGGCTTTGAATATTCAAACGACGTTGTATGTGAAATTGAGATTCTTGCTAACGAGATTGAAAAAATTCAAAGAGTTGTCACGTCGATAACTGCAATATCAAGGAAAACAAACCTGCTTGCGCTGAATGCATCGATTGAAGCTGCGAGAGCTGGTGATGCAGGCAGAGGGTTTGGAGTGGTTGCCCAGGAGATAAGAGTGCTGGCGGAAAATGTAAACAGTGAGTCAGAAGTCATCAAACAGATAATAAGCGGTATCAAGTCCAGAACGGAATCGGTTGTAAGAATTACAAGCGAGAGTAGTTCTGCTATAGATATTCAGCGTAATGCTGTAAAAGATACTAACACAGCCTTTGAAAAAATACTTGCCAGCATGAACACCATGGTAGGCAATATTAAGCTGGTTGGGGAAAATATCGGAGATATAAACAGTTTGAAAACAGAGATTGTTGAATCCATAAACCAGATATATTCAATAGCCGAGAATGCAGCCAGCATGACCGAGGATGCAAATGAAAAATCTAAAGTCCAATTTGAAATTATTGCAGATCTGATGTCGAACAGCGAAAGCTTAAACGGTCTTTCTGAAAATCTGAAAAATTCCATAAGGATATTCAAACTTGATTAA
- a CDS encoding PstS family phosphate ABC transporter substrate-binding protein, producing MKLKKVVGLASMVLIASMALFAGCSGGNEGGEAQAGLTGEIKIDGSSTVFPITEAVAEEFLAQNPDVKIPVGVSGTGGGFKKFTAKEIDINDASRPIKDEEKQLAEQNGIEYAEIKVAYDGLSVVVNPENTWVDSLTVDELKKIWAPDSTVKTWKDVRPEWPAEAIKFYAPGTDSGTFDYFTEEINGESGAMRADITPSEDDNVLVQGISGDKNAIGFFGFAYYEENADKLKVVKIDNGSGPIEPKFDTIKSGDYAPLSRPLFLYVNKESLTRPEVKSFLQFYIENAGTLAAEVGYVALPDEDYTAGLELIK from the coding sequence ATGAAATTGAAAAAAGTTGTAGGATTGGCATCAATGGTTCTAATAGCATCAATGGCTCTTTTTGCAGGATGTTCAGGAGGAAATGAGGGAGGAGAAGCACAGGCCGGTCTTACTGGAGAAATTAAAATTGACGGCTCATCTACAGTTTTCCCAATAACTGAGGCTGTAGCCGAAGAATTCCTGGCTCAAAATCCAGATGTTAAAATTCCGGTTGGAGTTTCGGGAACTGGCGGCGGCTTTAAGAAGTTTACAGCCAAGGAAATAGATATAAACGACGCTTCAAGACCAATAAAGGATGAGGAAAAGCAACTTGCAGAGCAAAATGGGATTGAGTATGCAGAAATCAAAGTAGCGTATGATGGTCTTTCGGTTGTAGTTAACCCAGAGAATACTTGGGTGGATTCGCTTACTGTAGACGAGCTTAAGAAAATATGGGCGCCAGACAGCACTGTGAAGACTTGGAAGGATGTAAGACCTGAGTGGCCAGCCGAGGCTATAAAATTCTATGCTCCAGGAACTGACTCGGGTACTTTCGACTACTTTACTGAAGAAATAAACGGTGAGAGCGGAGCTATGAGAGCCGACATAACTCCAAGTGAAGATGACAACGTGCTTGTTCAGGGAATAAGTGGAGACAAGAATGCCATAGGATTCTTCGGTTTTGCTTACTATGAGGAAAACGCAGACAAGCTTAAGGTCGTAAAGATAGACAACGGAAGCGGCCCTATTGAGCCAAAGTTTGACACTATAAAGTCGGGAGATTACGCACCACTTTCAAGACCACTATTCCTCTATGTAAACAAGGAATCTTTAACAAGACCTGAAGTTAAGTCTTTCCTTCAGTTCTATATTGAAAATGCAGGCACTCTTGCTGCAGAAGTTGGATACGTAGCTCTTCCAGATGAAGATTACACAGCTGGACTTGAACTTATAAAATAA
- a CDS encoding bifunctional folylpolyglutamate synthase/dihydrofolate synthase produces the protein MNYNEAMEYIHGSLKFGSVLGLDRIKKLMELLGNPQDSLKVIHVGGTNGKGSTSSFISHILVESGYKTGLFTSPYLESFTERIKIDGKDIGKDELAKAATVVKKSADKLVALGYEHPTEFEIVTAIAFYYYWEKQVDFVVIEVGLGGRCDATNIIEKPLISVITPIDMDHMDVLGDNLGKIAAEKAGIIKKGCPVVVHPQQKEAMDPMRKAAADSKAKLVVADTSKKKIKSSTLTGQVFDYQINSHLFEDISISLLGKHQINNAIVAINTIWQLNEEHGYFIDKSAIYEGLKKATWPGRLEVLSNKPLILIDGAHNYHGAMALARFIEDNFKKEKVTLVLGMLKDKEVDKVLRELLPKAGRLVTTSPDNPRAMDADELLHKIKLIDNKVRILASHNSIKKALHEAIEESGPEDVIIFAGSLYMIGAVRGLIKRND, from the coding sequence ATGAACTATAATGAGGCAATGGAGTATATCCACGGCTCACTCAAATTTGGAAGCGTGCTGGGTCTTGACAGGATAAAAAAGCTCATGGAGTTGCTTGGGAATCCACAGGATTCTCTAAAGGTAATACATGTTGGAGGAACAAACGGCAAGGGCTCGACATCTTCCTTTATAAGCCATATACTGGTAGAGTCGGGCTACAAGACAGGGCTTTTCACATCGCCTTATCTTGAAAGCTTTACAGAACGGATAAAAATAGACGGCAAGGATATAGGAAAGGACGAGCTTGCAAAGGCTGCAACGGTAGTCAAAAAGAGCGCGGATAAACTCGTTGCACTGGGCTATGAGCACCCCACGGAATTCGAAATAGTAACGGCAATAGCCTTCTACTATTACTGGGAAAAGCAGGTTGATTTTGTGGTGATTGAAGTTGGACTTGGCGGACGATGCGATGCTACAAATATAATTGAAAAGCCATTGATAAGTGTCATAACGCCAATAGACATGGACCACATGGATGTGCTCGGAGACAATCTGGGAAAAATAGCCGCAGAAAAGGCGGGCATAATAAAAAAAGGATGTCCTGTAGTAGTACATCCTCAGCAAAAGGAAGCCATGGACCCCATGAGAAAGGCGGCAGCGGACAGCAAAGCAAAGCTCGTCGTGGCTGACACCTCAAAAAAGAAGATCAAGAGCTCTACGCTTACAGGTCAGGTTTTCGACTATCAAATAAATTCGCACCTGTTCGAAGATATAAGCATAAGTCTCCTTGGCAAGCACCAGATAAACAACGCCATAGTTGCTATAAATACAATATGGCAGCTTAATGAGGAACACGGATATTTTATAGATAAAAGTGCCATATACGAAGGCCTTAAAAAGGCTACCTGGCCGGGAAGGCTTGAGGTGTTAAGCAATAAGCCGCTCATACTCATTGACGGAGCGCATAACTACCATGGAGCCATGGCACTTGCCAGGTTCATAGAAGACAACTTCAAAAAAGAAAAGGTGACACTGGTTCTTGGAATGCTAAAGGACAAGGAGGTAGACAAGGTGCTCCGCGAATTGCTTCCAAAGGCCGGCAGGCTTGTCACTACATCTCCCGATAATCCGAGAGCTATGGATGCGGACGAGCTGCTACACAAGATAAAGCTAATAGACAACAAGGTCAGGATACTGGCCAGCCACAACAGCATAAAAAAAGCTCTGCATGAGGCGATAGAGGAATCAGGCCCTGAGGATGTCATAATATTTGCGGGTTCGCTCTACATGATAGGTGCGGTTAGAGGTTTAATTAAAAGAAATGATTAA
- a CDS encoding valine--tRNA ligase translates to MGIKNLPKTYDPKEFEDRVYSSWEEGGYFKGVVDEKKESYCISLPPPNITGQLHMGHALDHTLQDILVRWRRMQGRAVLWQPGTDHASIATEVKVVEKIQNEEGKTKYELGREEFLKRAWDWRDEFGRKIVNQMKKLGDSCDWERERFTMDEGCNKAVTEFFVKLYEDGHIYRGNRIINWCPDCKTSLSDAEVEHEEQSGFFWHFKYPVKDSEEYIVIATTRPETILGDTAVAVNPEDERYAHLLGKTLVLPGVGREIPVIADSYVEMEFGTGAVKITPSHDPNDFEVGLRHNLEQIVVMNEDGTMNERAGKYSGMDRYECRKAIVKDLDEAGYLVKTEPHTHNVGKCYRCSTVIEPMVSEQWFVKMDELAKPAIDAVKNGDIKLVPERFDKTYYNWLENIRDWCISRQLWWGHRIPAYYCSECGEMMVSRTAVTKCEKCGSSSVRQDEDVLDTWFSSALWPFSTLGWPEKTRELDFFYPTNVLVTGYDIIFFWVIRMVFAGLYCMDKIPFDYVLIHGLVRDSQGRKMSKSLGNGIDPLEIIDNYGADALRFTLITGNSPGNDMRFYMERVEAARNFANKLWNASRFVLMNIEDEMLDALKRENVEKELTMADKWIISRLNRISGEITDNMEKFDLGIALQKAYDFTWSEYCDWYIEMVKPRLYGNDEKAKAAALWTLTHVLEGIIKILHPFMPFITEEIYGYLPTASGSVMVASWPQARSENSFAEDEAKMDMIMEAVRSIRNIRAEMNVPPSKKASVILVCTGEKMEAMNSGIEYFMSMASASDVKITSDKQGVPEDAMTAVIDGVEIFLPLEELVDFDKEIERLEKEKKKLEDELSRVAGKLSNGGFLAKAPQKLIDEETAKKDKFQEMMNAVIERLDMLNKKRA, encoded by the coding sequence ATGGGCATTAAGAATCTTCCAAAGACATACGATCCAAAGGAGTTCGAAGATAGGGTATATTCAAGCTGGGAAGAAGGCGGGTATTTCAAGGGCGTAGTAGACGAGAAGAAGGAATCGTACTGCATTTCGCTTCCTCCGCCGAACATAACAGGGCAGCTGCATATGGGACACGCACTTGACCATACTCTTCAGGATATACTTGTAAGATGGAGAAGAATGCAGGGCAGGGCAGTTCTTTGGCAGCCAGGAACAGACCATGCCAGCATAGCTACAGAGGTAAAAGTTGTTGAGAAGATACAAAATGAGGAAGGTAAGACTAAGTACGAGCTGGGAAGAGAAGAATTTCTAAAGAGAGCATGGGACTGGAGAGACGAATTCGGCAGGAAGATAGTAAACCAGATGAAAAAGCTCGGAGATTCCTGTGACTGGGAAAGAGAAAGATTCACAATGGATGAGGGCTGCAACAAGGCTGTTACTGAATTTTTCGTAAAGCTCTATGAGGACGGCCATATATATCGCGGCAACAGGATAATCAACTGGTGTCCGGACTGCAAGACTTCGCTTTCTGATGCCGAGGTTGAACACGAGGAGCAAAGCGGCTTCTTCTGGCATTTCAAATATCCGGTAAAGGACAGCGAGGAATACATCGTCATTGCAACTACAAGGCCTGAGACGATACTTGGGGACACGGCAGTTGCAGTGAATCCTGAGGATGAAAGATACGCTCACCTGCTGGGAAAAACTCTTGTGCTTCCGGGTGTGGGCAGAGAGATACCTGTAATAGCAGACTCATACGTTGAGATGGAGTTTGGAACAGGAGCAGTTAAGATTACTCCTTCGCACGACCCTAACGACTTCGAGGTTGGATTAAGACACAATCTAGAGCAAATAGTAGTTATGAACGAAGACGGCACAATGAACGAAAGAGCCGGCAAATACAGCGGCATGGACAGATACGAATGCAGAAAGGCGATAGTAAAGGATCTTGATGAAGCTGGATATCTTGTGAAAACAGAGCCGCACACACACAACGTAGGCAAGTGCTACAGGTGCAGCACTGTTATCGAACCTATGGTTTCGGAGCAGTGGTTTGTTAAGATGGACGAGCTTGCAAAGCCTGCAATAGATGCGGTGAAAAACGGAGATATAAAACTAGTTCCTGAAAGATTCGACAAGACATACTACAACTGGCTGGAGAACATAAGGGACTGGTGCATCTCAAGACAGCTGTGGTGGGGCCACAGGATACCGGCGTACTATTGCTCCGAGTGCGGGGAAATGATGGTATCAAGGACTGCCGTTACAAAGTGCGAAAAGTGCGGCAGCAGCAGCGTAAGGCAGGACGAGGACGTGCTGGATACATGGTTCAGCTCGGCGCTATGGCCGTTCTCGACTCTTGGATGGCCTGAAAAGACCAGGGAGCTTGACTTCTTCTACCCTACAAACGTGCTTGTTACAGGCTATGACATTATATTCTTCTGGGTAATAAGAATGGTGTTTGCAGGACTCTACTGCATGGACAAGATTCCTTTCGACTACGTGCTAATACACGGCCTTGTAAGGGATTCGCAGGGAAGAAAGATGAGCAAGTCGCTTGGAAACGGCATAGATCCGCTCGAGATAATAGACAACTACGGTGCAGACGCACTAAGATTCACGCTGATAACAGGAAACAGCCCAGGAAACGACATGAGATTCTATATGGAGAGGGTTGAAGCTGCCAGAAACTTTGCAAACAAGCTCTGGAACGCATCGAGATTCGTGCTTATGAACATAGAGGACGAAATGCTGGATGCTCTCAAGCGGGAGAATGTAGAAAAAGAGCTTACAATGGCAGACAAGTGGATAATTTCAAGGCTCAACCGCATTTCAGGTGAAATCACAGACAACATGGAGAAATTCGACCTGGGCATAGCGCTTCAGAAGGCTTACGATTTTACTTGGTCGGAATATTGCGACTGGTATATAGAGATGGTCAAGCCAAGGCTTTACGGAAACGATGAAAAGGCCAAGGCTGCTGCTCTTTGGACGCTGACTCATGTGCTGGAGGGCATAATTAAGATTCTGCATCCTTTCATGCCATTCATTACAGAAGAAATATACGGATATCTTCCTACAGCAAGCGGCAGCGTAATGGTTGCCAGCTGGCCTCAGGCCCGCTCAGAAAACAGCTTTGCAGAAGATGAGGCCAAAATGGACATGATAATGGAGGCTGTAAGAAGCATAAGAAACATAAGGGCTGAAATGAACGTACCGCCTTCAAAGAAGGCATCTGTGATACTTGTATGTACAGGCGAGAAGATGGAAGCCATGAACAGCGGAATCGAGTACTTCATGAGCATGGCGAGCGCCTCGGATGTCAAGATAACAAGTGACAAGCAGGGAGTCCCTGAAGACGCCATGACGGCTGTTATAGACGGCGTTGAGATATTCCTGCCTCTTGAGGAGCTTGTGGATTTTGACAAGGAGATAGAAAGACTCGAAAAGGAAAAGAAGAAGCTTGAAGATGAGCTTTCAAGAGTTGCCGGAAAGCTTTCAAATGGGGGATTCCTGGCAAAGGCTCCTCAAAAGCTAATAGATGAAGAGACTGCAAAAAAGGACAAGTTCCAGGAAATGATGAACGCAGTCATAGAAAGACTTGATATGCTTAACAAGAAAAGAGCTTAA
- the phoU gene encoding phosphate signaling complex protein PhoU: MVRMGFENELKALKQEVVDMLDKTEFSIKTAVKALAEKDVELAKGVIKLDNEIDQIMYEIEEKAIELIALQQPMAKDLRMIFAITKMITNIERVGDFGVNIAKEVIKIGQEEHIKKWADIVRMAEIVISMIDKVKTSLILEDVTLALEVGEYDDIVDTMYKDLYNDVLIMIHKNSDYISQGTKILFVGRYIERMADHLTNVCEMIIYLVKGERVEIN, encoded by the coding sequence ATGGTCAGGATGGGATTTGAAAACGAGCTCAAGGCTCTCAAGCAAGAGGTAGTAGACATGCTTGACAAGACTGAGTTTTCAATAAAGACTGCTGTTAAAGCGCTTGCTGAAAAGGATGTTGAGCTTGCAAAGGGAGTAATTAAGCTCGACAATGAAATTGACCAGATAATGTACGAAATAGAGGAAAAGGCCATAGAGCTTATTGCTCTTCAGCAGCCCATGGCAAAGGATCTGCGCATGATATTTGCCATAACTAAAATGATAACAAACATTGAAAGAGTTGGAGACTTCGGGGTAAACATAGCAAAAGAGGTCATAAAGATAGGCCAGGAAGAGCACATTAAAAAATGGGCCGACATCGTCAGAATGGCTGAAATAGTAATAAGCATGATAGACAAGGTCAAGACGAGCCTCATACTTGAAGATGTGACTCTTGCGCTGGAAGTCGGGGAATATGACGATATAGTCGACACTATGTACAAGGATCTGTATAACGATGTTTTGATAATGATACACAAAAATAGCGACTATATAAGCCAGGGTACAAAGATACTTTTCGTTGGAAGGTATATAGAAAGAATGGCAGACCATCTTACGAACGTTTGCGAGATGATAATATACCTTGTAAAAGGTGAAAGAGTGGAAATAAATTAG
- the pstB gene encoding phosphate ABC transporter ATP-binding protein PstB — translation MSTKIEAKSLDFYYGSFKALKDINIKVEENHVTALIGPSGCGKSTFIRTLNRMNDLIDGTRVNGEILLDSENIYSKDLMVEELRKKVGMVFQKPNPFPKTIYENIIFGPKRHGVKDKKELDEIVERSLKGAALWEEVKDQLGKSAWELSGGQQQRLCIARAIAMQPEVILMDEPTSALDPIATAKIEELIEVLKKEYTIVIVTHSMQQAARISDNTAYFLMGELIEFGNTKEIFTNPKDRRTEDYITGRFG, via the coding sequence ATGTCTACAAAAATAGAGGCTAAGAGTCTTGATTTTTACTACGGCAGTTTCAAGGCTTTAAAGGATATTAACATAAAAGTTGAAGAGAATCATGTAACCGCTCTAATAGGACCTTCAGGCTGCGGCAAGTCCACATTTATAAGAACTCTAAACAGGATGAATGATCTAATAGACGGGACAAGGGTCAACGGAGAAATATTGCTAGACAGCGAAAACATATATTCAAAAGACCTGATGGTTGAGGAGCTCAGGAAAAAAGTAGGAATGGTATTTCAAAAGCCAAACCCGTTTCCTAAGACAATATATGAAAACATCATATTCGGGCCTAAAAGGCACGGCGTAAAGGACAAAAAGGAGCTCGATGAAATAGTTGAAAGAAGTCTTAAGGGCGCAGCGCTCTGGGAAGAGGTAAAGGACCAGCTGGGCAAGTCGGCCTGGGAGCTTTCCGGAGGCCAGCAGCAGAGGCTTTGTATAGCAAGGGCGATAGCAATGCAGCCAGAGGTAATACTAATGGACGAGCCTACCTCGGCGCTCGATCCTATAGCTACCGCAAAGATAGAGGAGCTCATAGAAGTGCTCAAGAAGGAGTACACAATAGTAATAGTCACTCACTCGATGCAGCAGGCCGCCAGAATATCTGACAATACAGCGTATTTCCTGATGGGCGAGCTAATAGAGTTTGGAAACACCAAGGAGATATTTACAAACCCTAAGGACAGGAGAACTGAAGACTATATAACAGGAAGATTCGGCTAA